In Alkalibacter saccharofermentans DSM 14828, the genomic stretch CCACTGACCCAAATGGGGTGCCATAGTCTACGTATTTCGTGGATACGCTGGCTACGCTTGCTACCTTGAGATCAGGCTTTTCATTGACTACTATCTGTGCCGAAGCCTTCACTCCATCAGGATTCACGACACCTGTCTTCATGGTTAGGGTGCCCTCCACTGTGTACGTTCCGGCTACGTTTTCGTCATAGCTTCCCTTGCTCCAGGTCACTCCGAGATTTGTCTTGCTTCCATCTTCTAAGGTAGCTTCTATGGTTGATGGCAAGCCCACTGACCCAAATGGGGTGCCATAGTCTACGTATTTCGTGGATACGCTGGCTACGCTTGCTACCTTGAGATCAGGTTCTTTGAGCATCACTTCAACTGCAATATTTCGGTCTAGGTTTCTATATGTGTAAGTTAGGCCAGTCTCTCCTGCTACCACAGTTCCGTTTACCCTCCAAGAGGAAACTTCATGCCCTAGATTTGGAACCGTTGTAAATAATATATCCTTTCCTTCAGTTACAGATGAGCCGCTACTTATTAAAGCCCCCTCAACTGAAGCAGTCATGCTTCCATTGCTGGGATCCGAAAATGTCACCACAAACAATTTTGGAAGTGCCGGATTTACTGTAACCTGACAAGTCCCACTCCCTGATGAATTAGAAGCGGTTATGGTTGCGACACCGGGTGAAATTGCTCTCACTACACCGTTGTTCACTGTTGCGACTCCCGTGTTGCTTGAGCTCCATTTGATATTTCTGTTTGTTGGATGTGACGGATTTTGAGTGACCGCTATTGTTCCGTCTTCACCTCCTACCGTCAATATCATGCTTGTTGGCGATACCATTACTGAGCTACTTTCCGCAGTTTTAAATACTGCAACTAACGTTGTATCAGATGCAGGCATAGTATAATCGAAGGTCGCACTATTGCTAACAGGAGTTGTTTCCAAAGTCCAGTATTCAAAATCATAACCGGAATTTGGTACTGCCACAACTCTTACTGTTGTTTCAGGAGCATAATTGCCACCACCCGTGACTGTACCTCCTTCTTTTGGATTTGCTGCTAAAGTCAATAAGTAGGTTTCTTGATTATCTATTGCAAAATTGGCTGCTACGTCGACATTTGCCATTACATTTGCGTCAGTTCTAGGATTATCATCTCTCCCATCACTCCAGCCGACAAAATGATAATTTTCATTTGGAATAGCCTCGACAGCTGTTCCGCTTCCACCTTGATTAACAGTCTGACTCAATTCTCCCAGTACATATCCCCCTGTTCCCGCTGAGTATGTCAATCTGTAGTATATAGTCGAAGGAGATAAAACTGTAACAAAACATGTTGCATACTGACTTTTATCCGATGAAATCGTCGCTGTTATTACGGCAGTACCAGGAGATACCGGGGTAACTACTCCTTTGTTCACTGTTGCAACCGACTGATTGCTTGAACTCCATTTGGCATTTTGCACAGTTGGATGAATTGTGCTTGTAAGTGTAAGAGTGGCCGATTCTCCCCCCGCTACTAATTCAATTTCTTCAGGCGATATCGTCAATGCGCTACTGGACGTCACTTGTACTCCAGAGCTCTTCCCTTCAATTGTCGTCACCCCTGTGGCAGCCACAGAAGCCAATATTAATGTAAAAATCATTGCGACTGCCAATAGGAGATTAAATGAATTTTTCAAATGCCTTTTTAACATATTCATTCCCTCCCTTGCAACATGGTGACTGCTAAACGCGTATCCTTCTTATTTGTTTCCTTTTATCTATCACCTCCGTACTTAATCCATAAATATCATTCAACAAAAAAACCGACCTTAAATGGTCGGTTACGCTACCAGCTCTCCTAAGGGCAAAGCGTCCAAATAATCCCTTAGAGTCAGTGCTTCCATAACAACGCTTTCTTACTACACTAATTATATTCTAGATTCTATATTTTGTAAACGCTTTATCATTTACAATTAATACTTAATTGAATTATTTCATATATTAAAACAAACTCCTTCGGCTAATTTCCTGCTTGCTCTATAAATCCTATATTAGAGCCATCAAGATTCATAACTGATATCCGCCTTTCATCATCGTTGTTGTGCCAAAACATCTTGCCACCTGCAATGTTTAAGCTAAAAAACACATCGGCCGGCATTATCATTTCTTCACCTGAACCATCTAACGATGATTTGTAAACACCAGAGTCTGAATTGTCTTGACGTCTGCCTGACCAAAAATAATACAGATGCTCGCCATCAGTGTTCAAGTAATCCACCCACTTTGATAAAAACAACTCCTTCTCTCCTGTCAATGTATCATATCTGTAAATGTTGCTAGTATTATCTCTAGCTATATAGAATATTTCATTTCCAACAACGTCAAAAGTGCCTCCAAAAACATCATTTATTACTTTTTCAGGCTGTCCTCTTCCCTCTAGATCCAACTTGTATATATTCATAACATATTCTTCATCCAAATCGGACATTAAATAAATATTTTCGTCTATGATTGCTACATTATCGTAAATATCATCAAGGAGTTTCTTCTCCTCGCTCCCATCATATCTAATTTTGTAAAGCCCTCCATCAATGATCTCTGTAAAGTACAAATAATCATCTTTTAATATTAGTTCTTCGAAGCTTCCTTCTTTTATGATGGTCAAGTTGCTCCCATCCATATTTATTCTAAACAACCCATATAGGCTCAGCATTTCATCATTAGGATCAGGTATTGAACCAAGTGTGAAAACTGCACCCCCATTTACGTTTATGTCATGAAGCATGCCCTTTAGCAGAAGCTCGCTTTCCCCGGTATCTATACTTGTTCTCCATAGGTTGCCATTTATCATCTTATCAATGTGATATATATAACCTTCATATTCTGCCGCCATCCCATCGTGGAGAAGATTTGCCGGAGTATTTCCAGTCCCTGCAAGGTTCAAAGCCACATTTGATTCATTACTATTTATTCTATTCTTACCATTTCTATCCGCATTGTCCGAATTTCCCCCACACCCTGTCATAATAAGAGATATCATTAAAAAAATCACTGTTATTAATTGATACTTTCTGGTCATCACCAAACATCCTCTCGAAGTTAATTGAATTTTTAAGCAAGTCTTAACAATAAAATTATACGAAATTCAAACTTAGAATTCCACACATCTATTTATTTTGGCAATGACTTGGTCTGTCACATTTAAAGCGCTTTTGTCATCACTTGCTATTATTCTGTCAAAGATACTTTACAACTATCTGCTCCACTGTGTTGGTAACCATTTTGCAGTAAAGGTAGCATCTTCTCATTTTTTTATAGACCTCAGTGTATTCATAAATAGGAAATTGATCCTGTTCCATCTTATAAAGATTCGAAATCGATGTCTTATATATGACTTCAGCCTTTGATTTGACGCTATTGACTTTACTTATATAGTCAAAAATCGTCTTGGATTTTTTATAATTTTGTAACTCCACAAGGCACAAGTTCATATTTTCGCAGGCTTCAAGTATCATTTCTGAAAATTTCAAAGCCTCTTGCCTGATTTCGCAAATATTGAAGGTATATATCGCCACCAAAACTTCCTCGATTTCATCTGTAACATCGTCAATCTTGTGAGACAGATCTATGATATCGCTTTTGTCTATTGGCGGAAGAAATTCAGATATGAGGTTTTCCAGCATTTCTTTTTTTTTCATATCTGCTGCTTTTTCAATTTCATGCATTTTTACAACCTGCTCCTCAAGTGATTCCTTATCGAAATTCTTAAGAATACGGTGCAGAAATCCTGCAGCATCTATGGAGTATTTCGACATATCGTCAAAGGCTCTTATGTAGTCGTATCTATCTTTTTTCTTGAAAATCGTCATATCCTATCCTCCTTTCGCAAAAAGAGATAAAAATAATTTCGCCGTTAAAAACCCTGTTAACCCGCAACCCGGAAACGTCAAAATCCAAGTATAAACCATATTTTTTGCTACTTTCCAATTTATAGAAAAAAACCTCACAGATATGCCTGTTCCCATAATGGCTGTTGTTTTTGTATGAGTAGTGCTCACCGGAAAACCAAAGATCGATGATGCAAGCAATGCAATGGATGCTGCCAAATCTGCAGCAAACCCTTGAAAGGGTTCTAATTTCACCATATCCATGCCTACAGTTTTCACTATTCTTATTCCACCTATGGAAGTGCCCAGAGCCATCATTATAGAACAAACCAATACTATCCAAACGGGAACATCGAATTCTCCTTGCATCCCCAAGTCTCTAGATAAATAAATCCCCAACATGAAAACTCCTAAAAATTTCTGTCCGTCCTGAGCACCATGCATAAATGCCATCGCTGCTGCTCCTGCCACTTGAGCTTTTTTAAACTTTGGAGTTGTTTTTCTTCTCTCGCTATATCTAAATATCCTCTGTATTATTCTGCTTATGCCAAATCCAAGGGAAAATCCAGCACCCACGGAAAACAACAGACCATAAATTACCTTTATCCATTCGGATGAATTTATCCCTGAAAGCCCCCCTTGCAGAGCAATAGCAGCTCCGGATATGCCTGCGATCAATGCATGGCTTTCGCTTGTGGGCATTCCAAACCGCCAAGCCATAGTTGACCAGATGATAATTGCAAACATGGCCGCACACAATGCAATCAGCGAGCTTCTGGAATCTCCAGTGAAATCTGCCATCAAATATATGGTTTGGGCTACCTTCGAATTTATTAGCATCATTATGAACACACCTAAAAAGTTTAATACAGCAGCCATCACTATTGATTTTACCGGTGATAATGACCTGGTGGTTATGCAGGTTGCTATTGCGTTTGGAGCATCCGTCCATCCGTTAACGAGAAAAACTCCCAGGGTTAAAATAACTGTTATAAAAAGCTCCGGTTTCCTTAACATCTCACCAGCAAATTCATAAATGGTTATATCCACTTTGTCCTCCCGGAATAAGCATTAGTTTTATCTTTGGGTTATATATACCCTTCTTTTTTTACATTATCACTATTAGATTCTACTGGATAAAATCATAAAAATCGCTGCAACCAATATTTGATTGCAGCAACTTATAACATCTATTATTCATTTCATGTATCCATAACCGCTTCTGTGGAAATTGTTTTTCTTTTCGTTTTATCTAAATACATGTTTTGATCTACATGGTGATAAAATTCGGAATAATTACTCCAGCTGTTTTCCATATAAACACCCGAGCCTGCTGCAACATCGATTGGATAAGATGATTCTGATTTTTTCTTATTAAGACCCAACCTTAAATTCTCCATACATCTTTTGTATATATCCTTATCCGGCTTATCCATTAAAACGATGAATTCATCCCCGCCGATTCGATAGCATTCTCCAAAACCTTGGAATGCTTCTTTTGCCAAATAGTATGTCGCCTTGATCGCATCATCACCCACATTATGTCCAAATGTATCGTTAATGTATTTCAGGTCATTTAAGTCCAATATAACCAATCTAAATGGATCTATCTTTTTCTTGCTTTTCAGATTCTCCAAATCCCGTTCGTAGGCTGACCTATTGCCCCCTCCAGTGAGAAAATCCTTGTAGGCAAGCTTTTCCAATAGAACGTGTTCTTTGTTTTTTTCGAGATTTTCCTTAAGATATATATATGCATCATATATTAATAACCCTATGAAAATCAGCATTCCAATCCTGTAAAAAGTAGATGTGTATTCAAATAGATTGTTATAAAATGCTGCAATTTCAAGGGCCGTGCTAATAACAATTACAGCAGTGTATTTAAACATGCGCCTGACATTATTATTCCTGTGTCTTTCAAACTCGTAAATCATTATCGATATTATCATCAAAATTGAAATGCTCATTATAAGGTTCATATATCTTGCAGTGTCTATGAAAGCTCTCAGTCCTGCAAGTTGAAGCAATACAATTCCTAAAATCATCAGTGCTTGTCCCAAGGAGATTCCTTTAATCAGTCTCTTGCTTATATGCTGACTCAAGACTGCTTCCTTTATGTATAACGATAAAAACACTCCTATCAAAGGAATCATGACATAACTTATCCCGCCAATCACAAACCGATTCCCTGTAAAAAACTGCATCAGCTTGGCTTCGGATAGTATCCACACGGAAGCAGACATAGATAAAAACCCAAGATAAAGCAGCCTGTTGTCTTTTGCAAATCTAATAAAGATAGAAAATATCGTTATTATAAATCCTGTCAGAAATAAAATCACGAATACGATAATTCCTGTAAATTGACTTTTTATCAGATCATACAGCAGATCCTGAGCTCGCCCCATTTTAACTTCGTTCAACATCCCACCAAAGGCGGATACCTCGCTTGTTACATCAAGGGTGAGCTTTTTCCCCTGGTAATCTTCCGGCAGATCCACCAATAGCCAAAGGCTAGCTGGAGGCTTGGCAAACACGCCGTAGGAAGAGTTTTCATGACGATAAATTTCTATATTTTCTAGATATACTACGATGTCCTGCATTGAAGATCGCAACAATAAATGATCCTTCCGGGACGTGTCTTCCGGCAAGTATGTTTCCGCCTTGTATAACACCCCGGAGTCCAAGTCCAGATCTATAGGCAAATATGTATTTAATATTGATTTATCCTCATAATATACATTCCACTCCTGTTCAAGCAAGACAACATCGCCTTTAACTATCCTATAGTTTTCATCGTCAAAATAACCGCTTATAAACACGAAAGCGGCTATTAAAAATGCGGCAAATGCTAAAGTAATAAGCTTGCTCTTGTTAATAGGCTTCATCAACGAGTCTCCCAAATGTCCATTTGTTTTCTATTATTCTACCACTTGACTATCTTGATTTCTATAAAAAATTATTAACACAGCTTAAATCATAAGCTTTTGGGGAATAATAGATAGTATCACAGTATATGATTATCGCATATCTTATCCTGACAGCTTGTCTATAAAGAAAGGATGATCTGACATGTCAGTTATTAATGGCGTCATTATTCAGTTTTTTCATTGGTATACCCCAGATGATGGAAGTCTTTGGGATACCCTATCTCGCGAGGCGAAGAACCTTTCCCAAGCAGGCTTTACCGCCCTTTGGCTTCCTCCTGCATATAAAGGCGTCGGAGGGGGAATGGACGTTGGCTACGGGGTTTATGACTTATTCGACCTTGGAGAGTTCGACCAGAAAGGCAGCATACGGACTAAATACGGCACAAAAGAAGCATATATAAAAGCAATTGACGCTTGCCACGAACATGATCTTCAAGTATACGCAGATTTAGTGTTCAATCACAAGATGGGTGCGGACCGGGAAGAAGAGCTCGAAGCCAGGCCGTATAGCCATGACGATCGCCACAAGCCTATCGGCGAGATGCAAAAGATAAGAGTCTGGACAAACTTCACTTTTCCAGGCCGAAATGATATGTATTCTTCTCTAAAATGGCACTGGTGGCACTTTAATGCCGTGGATTACAATGCGTTAAACGAAAAAACGGATGCTATATATTTATTTAAAGATAAAAGCTTTGACGAGCAGGTGGATGAAGAAAAGGGAAACTTTGATTATTTGATGGGCTGCAACCTTGATATGAACAATCAAGACGTTATAGAGGAGCTCATACATTGGGGGAAATGGTACCTTGACACCACCGGCGTTGACGGGTTTCGTTTCGACGCCGTAAAGCACGTCAAGGCAGACTTTTTTAGGCATTGGCTCCATCAGATGCAGCTTCATACAAGCAAGGAACTTTTTGCTGTTGGCGAATACTGGTCTGGGGACAGAGGCGCCCAAGACAGGTTTATCGAAAATACCCAAGAGAAACTGATGCTATTTGATGTCAATCTCCATTACAATTTTTCAGATGCAAGCGTAAAAGGCAAGGAATACGACTTGAGGCAGATCTTTGACAATACGCTCATAAAAGATCGACCAGATCTCGCAGTGACCTTCGTAAGCAATCACGATTCACAGCCCCTTCAAGCATTAGAATCCGTGGTTGAACACTGGTTTACTCCGCTAGCTTATGCTCTTACACTTTTAAGGCGTGACGGATACCCCTGCGTATTTACAGCAGATTATTACGGCGCTAATTATGCAGATGCCGATTATAAAGGTGAAATCCATCAGATAGAGCTGCCTAGCCACAAGTGGTTGATCGACAAATTTTTGCATGCAAGGCGCCACTATGCATATGGAAATCAAATTGATTATTTTGAACACCCAAACTGCATAGGTTGGGCTCGTACAGGTGATCGCGACCACCCTTGCGGCATGGTCGTCGTCATCAGCAATGGGGATGAAGGCTCATTATTCGTTAAAACCGGTGCAAAAAACACTTCATTCATTGATCTTACAGAGCACATCACGGAGTCTGTCAAAACTAATAAAAACGGAGAAGGGACCTTTCCATGCCCCGGCAGATCAATGTCTGTATGGATTGCAAAGTGTTAAAGTCCTGATACATAGTCCCTTCCCCTTTTTATGGCTTCTACATCTAAATCAAATAGCTCCTCGCTCAAATTTTCAAACACCTGTTTTAAGGATTTCTTTACCGAATTTGGCTGAAGGCACTTTGTTCTTTGTATCAAAGCCCCCATCATGACCATATTAGCAACTTTTTCGTTGCCGAGGTCTCTGGCAATTTCAGTGGCAGGAACATATAGTGCCTTAGCTGTTTTATCCGTTGTTTTTTCTTTTACCAGGGAACTGTTAATTAAGAGTTCCCCTTTTTTATCCAGAGACTTTTCAAACTTTCTCAGTGAAGGAAGATTCATCGCGATAACTGAAGTCCCTTCTACTATAATAGGAGATGCTATTCTTTCCTCGGATATTATTACCTGACAATTTGCAGTGCCTCCCCGCATCTCAGGACCGTAAGAGGGAAGCCAAGACACGAACCTGCCTTCACTCATCCCGGCATATGCCAGAACCTCTCCCATGGAAAGTATTCCCTGACCTCCAAACCCGGAGCAAATTATCCTATGTTCATACATATTCAATCACCCTCTTTCCAATTTCGAAAATTACCCAGAGGATAGTAGGGCATCATAGTGCTTTCAATCCACTTGAGAGCTTCTTCAGGTTTCATTCCCCAGTTTGTTGGGCAAGAGGATAAAACTTCTACAATTGAAAACCCAGCGCCTTTTATCTGTGCTTCAAAAGCTTTCTTTATAGCCACCTTTGCCCTTCTTATGTTGCCGGGGCTATTAGCCGCAACTCGTTCCACAAAAGCCGCGCACTCCAAAGTAGACAGCATCTCGCTGATTCTGATGGGACTTCCAAAACCTTCAATAGTCCTTCCTTTAGGTGTGGTTGTCGTCTTCTGACCAATCAGCGTAGTAGGAGCCATCTGCCCTCCTGTCATTCCGTAAATGGCGTTGTTTACAAAAATCGTGGTAATCTTCTCTCCCCTTGCTGCGGCGTGGACTATCTCTGCGGTTCCTATTGAAGCAAGATCCCCGTCTCCCTGATAAGTAAACACTACCGAATCAGGATGGACCCTCTTAATACCAGTCGCCACAGCGGGAGCCCTTCCATGGGCCGCTCCTATCATATCGCAGTTAAAGTAATCGTAAGCAAAAACAGAGCATCCAACTGCCGATACGCCAATCGCATTTTCTATGAGATCCATCTCTTCAAG encodes the following:
- a CDS encoding InlB B-repeat-containing protein; the protein is MLKRHLKNSFNLLLAVAMIFTLILASVAATGVTTIEGKSSGVQVTSSSALTISPEEIELVAGGESATLTLTSTIHPTVQNAKWSSSNQSVATVNKGVVTPVSPGTAVITATISSDKSQYATCFVTVLSPSTIYYRLTYSAGTGGYVLGELSQTVNQGGSGTAVEAIPNENYHFVGWSDGRDDNPRTDANVMANVDVAANFAIDNQETYLLTLAANPKEGGTVTGGGNYAPETTVRVVAVPNSGYDFEYWTLETTPVSNSATFDYTMPASDTTLVAVFKTAESSSVMVSPTSMILTVGGEDGTIAVTQNPSHPTNRNIKWSSSNTGVATVNNGVVRAISPGVATITASNSSGSGTCQVTVNPALPKLFVVTFSDPSNGSMTASVEGALISSGSSVTEGKDILFTTVPNLGHEVSSWRVNGTVVAGETGLTYTYRNLDRNIAVEVMLKEPDLKVASVASVSTKYVDYGTPFGSVGLPSTIEATLEDGSKTNLGVTWSKGSYDENVAGTYTVEGTLTMKTGVVNPDGVKASAQIVVNEKPDLKVASVASVSTKYVDYGTPFGSV
- a CDS encoding DUF5050 domain-containing protein gives rise to the protein MTRKYQLITVIFLMISLIMTGCGGNSDNADRNGKNRINSNESNVALNLAGTGNTPANLLHDGMAAEYEGYIYHIDKMINGNLWRTSIDTGESELLLKGMLHDINVNGGAVFTLGSIPDPNDEMLSLYGLFRINMDGSNLTIIKEGSFEELILKDDYLYFTEIIDGGLYKIRYDGSEEKKLLDDIYDNVAIIDENIYLMSDLDEEYVMNIYKLDLEGRGQPEKVINDVFGGTFDVVGNEIFYIARDNTSNIYRYDTLTGEKELFLSKWVDYLNTDGEHLYYFWSGRRQDNSDSGVYKSSLDGSGEEMIMPADVFFSLNIAGGKMFWHNNDDERRISVMNLDGSNIGFIEQAGN
- a CDS encoding DUF47 domain-containing protein, coding for MTIFKKKDRYDYIRAFDDMSKYSIDAAGFLHRILKNFDKESLEEQVVKMHEIEKAADMKKKEMLENLISEFLPPIDKSDIIDLSHKIDDVTDEIEEVLVAIYTFNICEIRQEALKFSEMILEACENMNLCLVELQNYKKSKTIFDYISKVNSVKSKAEVIYKTSISNLYKMEQDQFPIYEYTEVYKKMRRCYLYCKMVTNTVEQIVVKYL
- a CDS encoding inorganic phosphate transporter produces the protein MDITIYEFAGEMLRKPELFITVILTLGVFLVNGWTDAPNAIATCITTRSLSPVKSIVMAAVLNFLGVFIMMLINSKVAQTIYLMADFTGDSRSSLIALCAAMFAIIIWSTMAWRFGMPTSESHALIAGISGAAIALQGGLSGINSSEWIKVIYGLLFSVGAGFSLGFGISRIIQRIFRYSERRKTTPKFKKAQVAGAAAMAFMHGAQDGQKFLGVFMLGIYLSRDLGMQGEFDVPVWIVLVCSIMMALGTSIGGIRIVKTVGMDMVKLEPFQGFAADLAASIALLASSIFGFPVSTTHTKTTAIMGTGISVRFFSINWKVAKNMVYTWILTFPGCGLTGFLTAKLFLSLFAKGG
- a CDS encoding GGDEF domain-containing protein, which codes for MKPINKSKLITLAFAAFLIAAFVFISGYFDDENYRIVKGDVVLLEQEWNVYYEDKSILNTYLPIDLDLDSGVLYKAETYLPEDTSRKDHLLLRSSMQDIVVYLENIEIYRHENSSYGVFAKPPASLWLLVDLPEDYQGKKLTLDVTSEVSAFGGMLNEVKMGRAQDLLYDLIKSQFTGIIVFVILFLTGFIITIFSIFIRFAKDNRLLYLGFLSMSASVWILSEAKLMQFFTGNRFVIGGISYVMIPLIGVFLSLYIKEAVLSQHISKRLIKGISLGQALMILGIVLLQLAGLRAFIDTARYMNLIMSISILMIISIMIYEFERHRNNNVRRMFKYTAVIVISTALEIAAFYNNLFEYTSTFYRIGMLIFIGLLIYDAYIYLKENLEKNKEHVLLEKLAYKDFLTGGGNRSAYERDLENLKSKKKIDPFRLVILDLNDLKYINDTFGHNVGDDAIKATYYLAKEAFQGFGECYRIGGDEFIVLMDKPDKDIYKRCMENLRLGLNKKKSESSYPIDVAAGSGVYMENSWSNYSEFYHHVDQNMYLDKTKRKTISTEAVMDT
- a CDS encoding alpha-amylase produces the protein MSVINGVIIQFFHWYTPDDGSLWDTLSREAKNLSQAGFTALWLPPAYKGVGGGMDVGYGVYDLFDLGEFDQKGSIRTKYGTKEAYIKAIDACHEHDLQVYADLVFNHKMGADREEELEARPYSHDDRHKPIGEMQKIRVWTNFTFPGRNDMYSSLKWHWWHFNAVDYNALNEKTDAIYLFKDKSFDEQVDEEKGNFDYLMGCNLDMNNQDVIEELIHWGKWYLDTTGVDGFRFDAVKHVKADFFRHWLHQMQLHTSKELFAVGEYWSGDRGAQDRFIENTQEKLMLFDVNLHYNFSDASVKGKEYDLRQIFDNTLIKDRPDLAVTFVSNHDSQPLQALESVVEHWFTPLAYALTLLRRDGYPCVFTADYYGANYADADYKGEIHQIELPSHKWLIDKFLHARRHYAYGNQIDYFEHPNCIGWARTGDRDHPCGMVVVISNGDEGSLFVKTGAKNTSFIDLTEHITESVKTNKNGEGTFPCPGRSMSVWIAKC
- a CDS encoding 2-oxoacid:acceptor oxidoreductase family protein; protein product: MYEHRIICSGFGGQGILSMGEVLAYAGMSEGRFVSWLPSYGPEMRGGTANCQVIISEERIASPIIVEGTSVIAMNLPSLRKFEKSLDKKGELLINSSLVKEKTTDKTAKALYVPATEIARDLGNEKVANMVMMGALIQRTKCLQPNSVKKSLKQVFENLSEELFDLDVEAIKRGRDYVSGL
- a CDS encoding thiamine pyrophosphate-dependent enzyme, producing the protein MKTIYSRTRGLTDRDTIFCPGCTHGIIHRIVGEVLEEMDLIENAIGVSAVGCSVFAYDYFNCDMIGAAHGRAPAVATGIKRVHPDSVVFTYQGDGDLASIGTAEIVHAAARGEKITTIFVNNAIYGMTGGQMAPTTLIGQKTTTTPKGRTIEGFGSPIRISEMLSTLECAAFVERVAANSPGNIRRAKVAIKKAFEAQIKGAGFSIVEVLSSCPTNWGMKPEEALKWIESTMMPYYPLGNFRNWKEGD